The segment aatctgttccagccccctcacaaacacattttgctgCAATTTTAGTTAGAGATGCAgctctacacagcggtcatcgaatcagtcatgtgttcttctatcacagtctggtttggtgctgctacaaaaaaggacaaactccgactgcaacgaacaatcaaaactactgaaaggattgtcggtacccccctacccacccttgaagacttgcacgtgcaaaatcctctcggaccctccacatcccggtcaccggctcttccggcctacaattccattgcaacatgctgccaatttttttgtctgactttgctgtcacatttatgtcggggcaattatatattacttgtgcactcattgtagtagtcttgccacgctgcactaattgcatatctgttgttgaccaatactggccactcatgcatctgttccatttgcacactgattgaggagtatctgcaacatttgcacaatcaacattgtcccagattagcGCACTACtcacttgaagtctcggcaccctttgcacaatggtcattgcacccgactattgctatattagtcattcgaactgctctaagtgctagaggacatctttttgcacaattgtccccaaaaaaaaaattgtaccggcattaccagataactagccaGAGGAGCGTATCAGAGACTTTAAGCCTAATCATTAGCCTAATGCTCATTTTTACCTAACCAAACGTAAAATTACATGTTGGAGGAAGCATGAAATGATGagattatcatttgtaaatacgATGGTGCGATGtattgatacaaaaaaaataagacagatAATTGTAGTTTAAAGTTACAAATAATCTGgtttgtatttctctttttaaaaGCCAATATAATCAGTAAATCATTTTGTTGCTGcttcataaacaaaaacaaaaaaaattggaatatatTCTCATCACAGCCAGTTGAACACAGAACGTGACCGAACACCACTGAACTATTCGCATCGGCAACTAGTTTTGATTAGTTGTTGAACATCTGCAGCTAGTTTGGCTGCGATTCCAAATGTCAATTTGCAAGTGAATGGGATTACAACATCTATCATCACATCAtcgatgttgttttttttcctttcaaatttattttcgtTATTATGAATGACTTttacacggtggccgactggttagagcgtcagcctcacagttctgaggacccgggttcaatccccggccccgcctgtgtggagtttgcatgttctccccgtgcctgcgtgggttttctccgggcactccggtttcctcccacatcccaaaaacatgcatgaattggagactctaaattgcccgtaggcatgactctgagtgcgaatggttgtttgttcctatgtgccctgcgattggctggcaaccagttcagggtgtaccccgcctcctgcccgatgacagctgggataggctccagcacacccgcgaccctagtgaggagaagcggctcagaaaatggacggatggatggatggatgaatgacttTTATCTTCGTAGTTCAATAATATAATCCATGACTGTATATCACTGGAAGGCAGGATGTCGCTCTTTTGCAGATagcgtacaaacaaacaaccattcgcactcacagtcacacctacgggcaatttagagtctccaattaatgcatgtttttgggatgtgggaggaaaccggagtacccggagaaaacccacgcaggcagggggagaacatgcaaactccacacaggcggggccggggattgaacccggaatTTGGaataatttggattttttgggaATTTCATAAGGATTAAATTCATTATTGTTTTCGTTAAAGAAGTGATGTTGTTGGGAAATATCTGAATTTACACATtcctattttgcatttttgtctatttgatgTCAATGCTCTGATAGTACTTGAGTATCTTATCACTAAATACTCAAATAATTACTTGGAGGACTACATTTTACTGTTACTTGGGTGACGTCATATGTTatttaaagtaacagtactcttacggGAGTACATTTTTGGCAACTCTAACGTCACATTACTAGCAAAACAcagattttgaaattatattcattaatgttaatgtttgaTGTTAATCTATTTAAGGTCAGAAACAGAAACGTATATTAACTTACATTAAACAGTGTTGGATATGTTTCATAGACTAACTACAAGACCTACCACCGGTGTGACAATAATGCAGTTTTTACTAGTTGATGAAATTCACAGAGTATTTGAAGGCAACGCTTGACCTCGCGGCCACATGCGGGACGCTGAAGCGATTCCCCCCGCCAAACGCTCGGGGGCAGCAACATCTGTCAAGCGGCCAACGCGCACATTGCCGCTTACGTCAGAGACGACGAAGAAGAAGCTTCACATGTCCCTTCTTCAGCTGTCGTCACCGCTTGGAAAGTCTCTGCTGCTCTTCGTCGGAGCGAGCACCTAAttcggaaaaaaataaaaaaaatggtaacgTTAATTTACAGTAATTTGACTAACAGCTGGTAGGTTTGACAATGACGTCTTTGGCCagcgtgctaatgctaacgagCTAACGCCTGCAGCAGCACTGACAGGTGCTTAAGTTTGGCTAAATTTAGCTCGGCAGCCACTTGCCTGCTTCATTCATTCGCTCTTGGCTTGTAGCACACTCTTAAAAGaaactatttgtgtgtgtgttttcttaacATGTTGAGCGACTTCCGTTGTGTACGGTTGGAATTAACTTACCTGCAGTGTAGCGCAAATTGTCGTCCCTGGAAACACTCAACCTCCCCCACCCACTCAGCTCTGGCTATGTTTGGCTTGTGACCACCAGGGTGTAACCCACGCTgtgataggctgcagctcatccGTGACCTGCCTGTCGAATGAGAAGAAGCGCCATTGGCTAGACATTGAATTGATGTGTTTTGTCCTGACACTAGGCACTGATGGGAATCCAGCTGGTGGTCAGTTTGCTGACCGCCAGCATCATGCAGAGGATGGCGCCGCATTGCTCCTTTGCACGCTGGCTCCTCTGCAATGGCAGGTGAGTGGCTGTTAGGCTACTTTTGCGTTcatgtgggggggtggggggtggggaacacatttttgtcattcccgatttttttctttaagtctGTTCCGGTTCAAGCACCCATCCGAGGGGGAGCTGTGTGCGCTCGCTGGGAAACAGATGCCCAAAACAAATAGGAGAGACAGGTGGGACAACAAACACTACAGGAGAGAATGACTGCAGGAAAATTCATGTATTGCAGGTGTCGATGTTCTTAGTATTATCCCAATGACCTCACAAACACTGCATCACTGTCCAATCAAATGCGTTATCTTCTTTTTATTCGAAACATGACgaaaaatgcaaaatttggagacacatccttttttttgtgatgtgtattttaataactgaatatttttcgaatacattttttctttcagtAGTTCAGTTCAAAAAGTGTAAATTGTATATGATGCATTCAATAAAcagaatgaaatatttaattatattatttagttttaatgaTTATAGAGTACAGCTTAtgaaaaaccccaaattcaccatgtCAAGAAATTGTAATGTTACATAAGAAACTAtaacgaaaaaaaaatacagaaattagGTAGGAAGTGGCCTTccgaaaagtattttccaatgtgtttaatgaatctgtagAATATGAATTTCACTTTTAGAAGTGAGCTACTGAAATTAATGAGGAACTAAggaaaacaaattgtaaaaattCCAGAATGGTTCTTtggttttacattttcataCCGGAATATTATTGAATGTGTTGATGTTGTATTCTCAGGAGACAAAATGGAGAGAACAAGCCTCTCACTGTGCCCAGAGACATCAACCTTCACCTGGAGAAAGCTCCAGTCAATGCCATGGACGCCCTTGGTTTGACAAACGCTTCTCAAAACCATATGAACCAACTAACACTCACTAGGCACTTGCAAATAACactattcttcttttcctttataCATTGGCTCTCAGTGCTGCGTTTCTTCCTGGAGTACCAGTGGCTGATTGACTTTGCCGTCTATGCGACTGGCGTCTTCCTTTTCACCGAGTGTTACTACAATGTGGTGGATGCCAGCAAGGAGGTGAAtattggcgccatctggtgtgTTCTCACTGTTCTTTTTGGCCTGTATCCTTTTCTGGAGAATCTCAAAATCTACCAAACATGCCTTCTCTCTTCATTAAGTCAATTATTCATCTTCTTATGTGATGACAGGATGCTGAATTAAAAAGTATATCCAGTTACGGCAATATCCTACTTTGCTGGTCTCTGTGCAAAGGCAGATATATGGCAGATCTTCTGTTAATGCTCTGATGTGTAaattttgcaggatctctgtAGCCACTTTTTACAATGCCATCTGCCATTTTTCTGTATCCATGTTCTGTACAAATGGCAAAGTTGAAGTGTTGCCCTTACTGATTTTGTATCAGAGTCATAACAGAGATAGGATACTGGTTGTGTTTTTGAGATCTGAAGTGTAGCGAAGTAGGACAAATTTAAACCTGGTCCCGGCTTTCCACTCTTTCCTTTCACACAAGTGAAATGCCTGTAAATCTGGAAAACTCTCCTTTGTCCTCCCATTGTTGGTCCCTTTTTGACACTTTACTCGCACTGTTGTGTTGTTGTATTAGCGCAGCTTTGCAGGTGTGGTACTCTGTGTGAGATAGAGTTTTCCTTTAACCTGAATCCTTCAGCAAAACCCTCCACACGCTGATGAGCCACTACTTCCGCTCGGAGGAGGGCGGCGAACGTTCCGTGTGCCTCGCTTTCGGCTTCCTGTGCCTGTTGGTAGCCATGCTGGTACTGGTGGTCCGGGAGGACTACCTGGAGTTTGGCTTGGAGTCGGGCTTTTCCAGCCTCTTCGACAACTTGGAGGTGTTTGCCAAGCAGCAGGGCTACGCTGACTGGTCGTAAGTTGACTGATAGCATTGCCTCACTGTTCTAGCGGGTGTAGAACATAAACTCAAGAGGCCACAACACAGTACACTCTCGTATGCTGGTGTCAAGGATCCCCGTCACCAAGCTGACCGTGAAGCTCAGCCTGGCCGCCTTCTGCGCCTACGTCGGCGCTCTGATGGCGTTCCCTGGATTGCGTCTGGCTCAGACTCACCTGGATGCCGTGCAGATGAACTCGGATCGTCCACTCATTCAGTAAGTGATGATGCCTTTAGCAGAAATTCGAAGGTACTCCAGCTCAACGCTCACTTAATGTCTCCTGTAGGATTTTACTACACATGAGCTTCCTATCTCCGGTTGTCGTGTTGATTCTGTGGGTTAAACCCATGGCCAGGGACTTCCTCGCCAACGCGCCCCTGGGGAAAACCTCTGTCATTCTGTGAGTGCATGCAACATTTTCCTCATAACCAGACGGTCACTTGTGAGCACCCTTTTGAATGAATTCACCTCACCTTGCAGGGTGTCCAGC is part of the Phyllopteryx taeniolatus isolate TA_2022b chromosome 7, UOR_Ptae_1.2, whole genome shotgun sequence genome and harbors:
- the tmem161a gene encoding transmembrane protein 161A, encoding MALMGIQLVVSLLTASIMQRMAPHCSFARWLLCNGSLFRFKHPSEGELCALAGKQMPKTNRRDRRQNGENKPLTVPRDINLHLEKAPVNAMDALVLRFFLEYQWLIDFAVYATGVFLFTECYYNVVDASKEVNIGAIWCVLTVLFGLKTLHTLMSHYFRSEEGGERSVCLAFGFLCLLVAMLVLVVREDYLEFGLESGFSSLFDNLEVFAKQQGYADWSIPVTKLTVKLSLAAFCAYVGALMAFPGLRLAQTHLDAVQMNSDRPLIQILLHMSFLSPVVVLILWVKPMARDFLANAPLGKTSVILVSSDAFDSVRLWTVVALCVLRLALIRYHLQAYLNLAQKWVEQMKKEAGRIAAIDIQRKVTRVFCYLSVVTLQYVVPVLLILFSTLALKALGGFSWGGASADETPGVKPASPLPTAAPVISGALDEDEELFEDMEEDIQVTVARLLEMLAALRSVLTPLFFRGFFAFLTWWVAACQVVSSLLGVYFHQYLMHN